CTATTACGTTGCAAAAATAACCTTCCCAACAATGGTGATGATACTCTATGTCAGTATTGTGTCATAGAAGTGTTGCTGCTTCCCTCTTAGTGGCCAATACTTTTGCATCAGTGAAAAACAGTGAATTAATGTTAAAAGGTGTGTCTTCCCAAACAGGTTAGTGCCGTTACCATGGCGAGGGCTGGGCGCCCTGCATCTGAGAGCTACCAGCCAGCTTGCTTTTCTGTCAGTCAGTCGCTCTCTTACTCCAGTGGAGCTCCAAAGGTGGAGGATGAAGATGATAAGGCACCGATTTTCTCCCTCTCTAAGAGCTCCATGGATGTTTTAATGGCTGCAAGTCCGCCACACAAGCGTGATCCAGCGTGGACCAGACTGGACCTGAGGCGCAGCTCAAGCACAAACACCCACTATGAGCAGAACTCCGTGACACTGCAGCCGCTGCACGCTTACATGTGGCAACATGTCAACACCACCAACAGCCACCAGTTAGCATCCACAACCAATAATGTTAACATCAATAGCTCTCCTGCTCTCAGCGAGCATTGGGTTTCCAACATGCAGCGATGGAGTGGGTGTAGTGGTAGCACACATAGCCGCAGCAGCACTCCAGACACAGTCGTGTCACGCCCCTCCAGTCTCATCCATGAAGCCACTTGTTCTGCAGCACCAGATTCTCCGATGTCCAAACTGACCTCTCCAGAAACCACACCCTCACCGTTCATCTCCCCGCTCAACACGCCTACTTTACCACCTGTACAGACTTCTTCTTCACCACTTCCACTGAACTCACTGCAGCAGGAAGATTTACTAGAACTTTCACCTGCATTCTCATCCCCAAAGATTGACAACTCTTCAAGCTTTCAGTCCCACTCTCctgaaacactccagctcacCAGCACAGAAGATGAAGGCTTCTTGGAGAATAATTCCCTTTCATTTCAGTTCCCTTCCCCAATCCTGTCCTCTGTTAGTTTAGATGAAGCAGGAGTGTCTTCAAATCCCGAATGCCTTGTTGATGACGTGATAGAACTGCTGTCCAGCCCTACAGGAATACTGGAGGGTGAAGAAGCAAGAAGCCCTGTGCAAATGCTTAGCTACCTGACACCTGATTCTCCAAAGCAGCAGTCAAAAACAGGACCATCTGTCTGCTATCTTGAGCTGCCGTGGCAGCCAGAGCAAATCTGTGCAACAGGTCGAGGTTGGGGGTCACCACTTGTCTCTTCCCTGAGTGACTCACGGTTGGGTGACACTTGCAGGTGCTGCTTAAATGCCAGAGAGGGCACTGAAAGGGCAATGAAGGTAGAGCTGTTCAGGCAAGAAGCTCCACCAGTGTCACGGCCAGAAATGGCAGATGCAGCTGTGCAGACGGTCTCTCCTGTTGGCTCATGGTGGGACCTCAAGAGGAACATTTCCACATCCAACATGGGGTCCCATTCTATCTTGGGCTCGCCACCTGGATCCAGACTGAACCTGAAGTCTTCAGCAGGGTCTAACTCCAATCTAGTATCAGCATCTTCCAGCATGTTCCCAGTTAGCagtgcagaggaggaggaaaaacaagTTGAAGACCCTGCATTGGAAGTTACCTCTGTTTCTTCACATGATCTGGAGAGCAGGAGGCCGTGTCTGAAGATTCAGGCAGAGGATAGGGATGAGCTAGGTGGAAGGAGGAGCAGTATGAAGCAGGTGCAATGGGATGAGGATGGTATGACATGGGATGTTCATGGGGCATCTGTGGACCCTGAAGAGTTGAACACAGCCATACTAAAACATCTGGAAAGCAAGAACAGCCCAGAACCGCCAAGACGTtcctcaaagaagaagaaagcaccTAAACCTCCTCAAAACCTTGATATCACTGTGTCCCCTAAGAATGAAGGAACAGCAGAAGCAGAACAGGGTAGAGAAGAAGAGCAGGAAGGAGGGGGAAATAAGATAGAAATAGAAGAAGCTTCACAGAAAAAGAGTACAGCAGAAGATGACAAAGCAAAAGAAGATGAGCAAGAGATTTGTGGAGAGGAAGGCAGCCACCATTCTAAGTCCCCCTCATCTGGGAATGGACACAGCCGGAAGAAGAGTGTGTTAAGGTCACTGAGGAGGCCAAGATGGTGTGGAGCCTCCACAAAGGCAGATGACTAATATAGCTGGCTAAATTAAATCTATGATAACTAATTAAATCCTCAGGTTGCACAATATTCATAACCTTGGATTGAAGCTGAAAGAGTTTCAGAGTTCTGTTCAGCTCTATTCTAGACTTTCTGTCAGCATGTTTTCTGTTATTAGGTACATCTTTCAACAGGTGCAACATTAGTAATGTTTTCCTCTCTCACTGGTATTCACTGTTTAGTTGAAGATAGATGTAACTCTGCTAAACTTTTCATAAAAGTCAACAGTCATCACTAAAACTTGTTCCTGTAGATGTACAATAAAATATTGGTGTCCATTGCTGAAATTCTTTGGTTTGTGAGTGATTACTACAAATGAGCAACACAATGGACATAAGGATAAGAAGTGAAGGGTAAGAGTTTTCTATGTGCAAAGACATGCTTTTTGGGTTCATTCGTCATTCTAAATTGaatctaaatattttttatgtgtctTATCGAATTCACAGCCTCAGACATCTGTGAGACCCAAGTCGAGATATTTTCCACACTCTCCTTCAGACATACTCGTACTACTGGAAAAACTCTGTTGTTTAGGTCAGGGAGTTTCCTTGATGTAGCCTTTAGCAAGGCAGTACACACGTTGTCCACTGGTTGGCAGTGAATGCATTATTATTCTCACACCGCTACAATCTGACATTACTTTGACTTTGTACAAGAGAATTGGCGTGCTACCATAAGACCAGTTAATGTCTGATCCACTTGGCCATTTGTATTTTCAAATGCACCGCTGTGGGTAAAGTCAAAAGTACATGTGTAAAAACAGCCTGTTAGCCCTTTGAAGGTTTCGTAACTGTCCAGGGCTCTAGCCTCACTGAGCCCTAGTGTAATAACCAGATCAGAAAAgagattgatggatggattgatgttCCTACACACATTGGAGTTGGGGGCCAGTCGAACTATTGCCCAACTCTTTTTGCTTAGTTTGTTTAGTTcaagcaaaataaatacatacattgACATTTCACTGCAAATAATTGTTATGTACTGGGCAGGTTGCTGGTTACCAACCACTCCGCACATTATGACTTTAATAAACACAACAAAGGAATATACACGGTAGCTAAGTTAGCTCTCTGCACAAATATGTGTTTTATGTTATTAAGCACGAATCCcttaaaaatgtacttttgcGCGTTTGTGTTAAAACTATGAATGCACGAATGTGTTTGTAAAtgggttttttatttaaaaagtgctACCTGGAGTAAAGGTCTGAGTCCTTCAAAACCTATTACAAAAATcttcaacaacagcaacaacaacaaaataataaaatgaaaatgtttcagaaatacacattttataATTTTGGTCTCTTTTCTAAAATGTGTAATTGTTTGGCTACTTTGTTGTTTGAACTTTTGAAGCAACACATCACCTCACTCAACTCGTTCACTGCGgggggaaaaacacacacacaacgttCAACTGTATGTAAACTTGGTGAACCACAGTTGTGAGTTTTGGCCATTCAGGCATTGCCATTCAGATGAGCAGGCACATTCTCTCTCATTCACCAAGGGTAAAAAGGCTCAGCTCACTAGTGGCTTCTACTGCAGTTATTGTTGTCA
Above is a genomic segment from Maylandia zebra isolate NMK-2024a linkage group LG8, Mzebra_GT3a, whole genome shotgun sequence containing:
- the LOC101487284 gene encoding uncharacterized protein LOC101487284 translates to MARAGRPASESYQPACFSVSQSLSYSSGAPKVEDEDDKAPIFSLSKSSMDVLMAASPPHKRDPAWTRLDLRRSSSTNTHYEQNSVTLQPLHAYMWQHVNTTNSHQLASTTNNVNINSSPALSEHWVSNMQRWSGCSGSTHSRSSTPDTVVSRPSSLIHEATCSAAPDSPMSKLTSPETTPSPFISPLNTPTLPPVQTSSSPLPLNSLQQEDLLELSPAFSSPKIDNSSSFQSHSPETLQLTSTEDEGFLENNSLSFQFPSPILSSVSLDEAGVSSNPECLVDDVIELLSSPTGILEGEEARSPVQMLSYLTPDSPKQQSKTGPSVCYLELPWQPEQICATGRGWGSPLVSSLSDSRLGDTCRCCLNAREGTERAMKVELFRQEAPPVSRPEMADAAVQTVSPVGSWWDLKRNISTSNMGSHSILGSPPGSRLNLKSSAGSNSNLVSASSSMFPVSSAEEEEKQVEDPALEVTSVSSHDLESRRPCLKIQAEDRDELGGRRSSMKQVQWDEDGMTWDVHGASVDPEELNTAILKHLESKNSPEPPRRSSKKKKAPKPPQNLDITVSPKNEGTAEAEQGREEEQEGGGNKIEIEEASQKKSTAEDDKAKEDEQEICGEEGSHHSKSPSSGNGHSRKKSVLRSLRRPRWCGASTKADD